From the Aerococcus viridans genome, the window TAATGAAACATCACTTAGAAATCGGTAGCGAGCTTTTGTCATATCCTCATTTTGTGCAACAAATTTCAACTTATCAGCTAATAGCATCTCAATCCGGTTTTCACTCTGTTCCGTTTGTTGAGTATACTGTAAAGTCCGTAAGACATCTTGTCTAGATAGGATACCTTGTAAATAATCCTCTTCATCCACAACCGGTAGTATTTCTAACCCGTCCCAAATCATCATATGTGTAATTGAAGCAACACTCATTGGCTTCTTAGCCGAAATCGGTGTTGATGTCATAGCTTTAGCTAAACGGGTATCCGGTGCGAAATCTAAGATATCCTTAGCTGTTAAGATTCCCGCTAACTTACCATCTCTTTCACAAATTGGAAAACGGGTATGCCCCGAGTTTTCTGACAATTGTCGGTAGGCCGTAATCGTGTCATCCGTGTATAAAAATTGCGTTTGCTCAAGCGGAATGTAGATATCTTCAACAAGTAAAATATCCTTCTGCATAGACCGTTCTATCATAGCTTTATTGATTAAAGTAGCCGTTGCATAGGTATCGAAGTTGACACTTAAAAGTGGTACTTCCCGCTTGTTAGCCAAGTCCACAATGGCATCTGAGGGTTTAAAGCCACCCGATATTAAGACAGCGACGTCATTCTCCAAGGCAATCCGTTGAATTTCATCACGGTTACCAACGATAATCAAGGAATCTGGTTCGATATAACGACGCATCCCGTCCGCTTCCATGGCGCCGATAATAAATTTACGGACCTGACGGCTCACACCTGAAGCCCCACCCAAGACCTGACAATCCGTTACCTGGATAATTTCTTCGATGGTTAAATGGTGCATGCGGCGGTTTTCGTTTTCTTCAATTCGGACGGTTCCCACCCGCTCTTTGGTCGCCACTAAATGCAAGTTTTCAGCAGATTTAATCGCCCGATAAGCTGTCCCCTCTGACACCTTCAAATTGCGTGCGATAGACCGAACCGAAATTTTGGCATCAATGGGGAGGTTTTGAATATATTGTATGATTTGTTCGTGTTTAGTTGCCATTGGCATTGCTCCTCCGTTTAAAATCTGACCCATTCGGTTCTATTCGTCATCATTCTCTTCTTTAGATGACGTCTGATCTGGGGCAGGTTGAATTGCTGCATCTTCTTTTATATTTTTATTTTCGTATATATCTCCATTCTCTGTTAATAATGTGTTGGATTTGTAGGCCAGGGTTCCCGCTTCTTTTGCTTCATTGGTATATAAATTCAAGCGAATATTTTCAAAAGCTAACTGCGACAAATCACTCACCGTAATCCCAAGCAACCGGATTCCTTGACTGACATCCCCGTATGTTTGCCATAGGTCCAAGGCGTAGAAATAAATATCCTGGCTATCTGAAATGGCGTCCACAAGTGACGTCTGCCGTGTAACCGTCTCAAAATCCGCATTCCGAAACTTCAAAGTCACCACTTTTCCGTGCATGCCCTTTTCACTCAAGGCATCAGACACAGAATTGGCTAGCTTACGCAAGGTTTCTTCCACCTCATTATCATGGTAAAGGAAAGGATAAAAGGTCCGCTCCTTTCCAATCGATTTACGGATCCGGGTGACTTTAACAGGCCGATCATCAACACCGCGGACCCTTTCATACAAAGCCAAACCAGCTTTACCGAAGTACTGAATGCATTCATCTTGGGACAATTTCTTCAAGTCTGCGCCTGTATAAATAGCCAGTTCATGCATTTTTTCAGCCGACCGTGTTCCGACCCCATAAAAATCTTCAATCGGTAATTGCTCTAAAAAGGGAATCGCTCGTTTTGGTGTAATGACCGTCATACCAAATGGTTTTTGATAGTCAGACGCTAATTTGGCAATAAACTTATTATAAGACACCCCAATCGAACAAGTTAAATTCAATTCTTTATAGATGGTTTCTTGGATTTCCTTGGCCACGTCCATGGCGTAAGGAATCCCCTTCTTATTGTCAGTGAC encodes:
- a CDS encoding DRTGG domain-containing protein, with protein sequence MATKHEQIIQYIQNLPIDAKISVRSIARNLKVSEGTAYRAIKSAENLHLVATKERVGTVRIEENENRRMHHLTIEEIIQVTDCQVLGGASGVSRQVRKFIIGAMEADGMRRYIEPDSLIIVGNRDEIQRIALENDVAVLISGGFKPSDAIVDLANKREVPLLSVNFDTYATATLINKAMIERSMQKDILLVEDIYIPLEQTQFLYTDDTITAYRQLSENSGHTRFPICERDGKLAGILTAKDILDFAPDTRLAKAMTSTPISAKKPMSVASITHMMIWDGLEILPVVDEEDYLQGILSRQDVLRTLQYTQQTEQSENRIEMLLADKLKFVAQNEDMTKARYRFLSDVSLTNDFGALSNALQHSIIQLSVKQFVKKMQDKSIVVDKVSAYYLKLVPLQSTIDIVLEFLDVSRRSMEIDITVYHGKQVMTKALASVKTLTN
- the dinB gene encoding DNA polymerase IV, coding for MRTIGILSFEDPKIDGSRKILHVDMDAFFASVEQRDNPAYRGKPVIIARHPKENSGKGVVSTASYEARKYGVHSAMSAAEAYRLCPQGIFVSGNYALYREVSEQVREIFKRYTDIIEPLSIDEAFLDVTDNKKGIPYAMDVAKEIQETIYKELNLTCSIGVSYNKFIAKLASDYQKPFGMTVITPKRAIPFLEQLPIEDFYGVGTRSAEKMHELAIYTGADLKKLSQDECIQYFGKAGLALYERVRGVDDRPVKVTRIRKSIGKERTFYPFLYHDNEVEETLRKLANSVSDALSEKGMHGKVVTLKFRNADFETVTRQTSLVDAISDSQDIYFYALDLWQTYGDVSQGIRLLGITVSDLSQLAFENIRLNLYTNEAKEAGTLAYKSNTLLTENGDIYENKNIKEDAAIQPAPDQTSSKEENDDE